From one Eptesicus fuscus isolate TK198812 chromosome 21, DD_ASM_mEF_20220401, whole genome shotgun sequence genomic stretch:
- the IL17C gene encoding interleukin-17C yields the protein MLLPGLLLLLWLSASLAHHGSALWGGRHIHTHGAPRCYSAEELPLGQAPAHLLARAAKWEQTLPVALVSSLEAVGRRRWQERPPAGTQCPVLQAEEVLEADIHQRSISPWRYRVDTDENRYPQKLAVAECLCRGCISARTGRETAALNSVPLHQSLLVLRRQPCSLDASGVPTPGAFAFHVESIRVPVGCTCVLPRVVR from the exons ATG ctcctccctggccttctGCTTCTGCTCTggctctctgccagcctggcccacCATGGTTCCGCACTCTGGGGAGGCCGCCACATCCACACCCATGGCGCCCCACGCTGCTACTCAGCCGAGGAGCTGCCCCTGGGCCAGGCTCCCGCACACCTGCTGGCTCGAGCTGCCAAGTGGGAGCAGACGTTGCCAGTAGCCCTGGTGTCCAGCCTGGAGGCAGTGGGCCGtaggaggtggcaggagaggccCCCAGCTGGGACCCAGTGTCCAGTGCTGCAGGCTGAGGAGGTGCTAGAAGCCGACATCCACCAGCGCTCCATCTCTCCCTGGCGATACCG TGTGGACACGGACGAGAACCGCTACCCACAGAAGCTGGCCGTCGCTGAGTGTCTGTGCAGGGGCTGCATCAGTGCCAGGACCGGCCGCGAGACAGCGGCGCTCAACTCTGTGCCGCTGCACCAGAGCCTGCTGGTGCTGCgccgccagccctgctccctggacGCATCCGGGGTGCCCACACCCGGGGCCTTTGCCTTCCACGTGGAGTCCATCCGAGTGCCCGTCGGCTGCACCTGCGTCCTGCCCAGGGTGGTACGGTGA